GGATTTGGAAGTCTTCTTTCATTTTCGGTGAAATAAGACCAAGTTCAGGTACCTATGTGTCACCGCGGCTTTGACAGGTGCTAGTAGTGAACCTATGACCTCCATAAGGAACCTTCTGCAAGCACTAGCTTGCATTACGATACTACAGAACTATCTCCTAAATGTTAATGCAAATGTACAGCTAGCAAGAATTAAACTGTGTGGTAAGATTGACATTATGCGTCTTGGTGAAGATTAATGAATTTTTAGCTGAGAAGAGCATGCTGATCTCTGTATTCTCGAAAAGATATTAACAAGAACGGGGCAACAACAGTTGGAAACGACATATACTCTGTTAGTTTAGTAGATAAAACTACTGCATATATTGATGTTATGACAACGCTTCTGTTTACTTGTGTTTTTGTTCTTGCATCATTGTGCTTTCACCAAATTGAATATATTTCGATGGCATCTTATTGGCACTTTATGTATGGACTCAAGTCAAATATATTTTCATGCGTTTTACTTAAGGAATGTTATTTGCTTACGTTGCAGAAATAGGCCACAAAGTTGACATACTACAAAAGACCACGTATCCAATTAAATGAAGAGAGCTTAACGACGGATAGCTAAGCATTTATGCATTGAAGAGTTTGATTGCTAAGCTATTTAATATGCTTAGCATATCATCTAAGCACTTGTGCATTTGAAGAGGTTTAATAATACTCTTGCGTTCCTGGAATAGAAATGTGATTGTTCGTGCATACGCGCGGGTAACGTCCTTATTGTTGGCTCTCGCCTCCACCGGCGGATGGACATGCAGATGATGATAGCAGCCAGCCCGCCCGGTGTGGCGGTGGACGCGGGGCGGCATACTGACTACTTCCTTTGTTCGGCCACATCTTGTAAGCGCGTCGACGACGGACGCGAACATCATGCCAAAGCACGTGAAGATGCCCCGAAAATCAGCGGTCTCTCCGCTCTCCAGCGAAGAGGCTGGCAGACTTTGGCCAAAGCGTCAGCGGACGAAAATATATACGCTACGATGCATCTCATGCCGACTAGTTCGTTATACTATAGTGTATCAACAACACCAACCGATATTATCATTGGAGGACAGCACAAAAGCATATATGTAGACTGACCAGGCAATTCGCGGTGCCCGGAGAAGGATAGCTAGATATATGCCCGCGGGCCTAATGCAATGCATTATTGTGGCTGCCACGGTCGGGTATAAAGATGCATCATACATGCGCTCTTGTCTTCTTGGACAAGCAAACGTACGTGTCCATATATCAGTACTGACCGACCGAACATGCTTTTGCCGCGCAGCACATGCATTGCATTCTACGGTAGTACTGTGTTGGGCCGTCCCATACACGAATTTTTCTTTGAACATTTAAGATTATATTTTTCTACAAAAGTAGTGTGAATGCTTGAGAATAAGAAGCGCATAAAATTCTATAGTTATAACATGGTGCCCTACCGCGGAAAATACACAGAAGTTCCTAGATGCCGGTGAAACATATATAAATATTAAATATTTAAATTAAAAAAATAGCAGGAAAGATTAAGAAAGCTGGAATTCCGGGGTATCAATTATGGTCGATCATTCTACTCACGTATGAAGTTTCATGAATGACATCCACGGAAATTCTTGGCGAAGAAAATATAGTCTGACCTACGATTCATTCAAATTATGTTTTTCATATAATAAAAAATTGTCTTGTTTACTGCGTATACCATGGATGCCATTTCTTGGTATATTTTATTTTTCCTGGTTTTTTTATTTTCCCTTGTATTTTTTGAATTTAATATTCATATAGGGTTGACGGGTACCCAAGAGCTCCAAATCCTCGTCCACCACGGAAAATACACATGAGTTCCTTGGTGCCGTCCATCCTaccaccaatgttataagtttgtAAATGGGAGTTAATATGGCATTCTTTGGAGAGCTCACCCGCTAAAGCTATGCACTTTTAACACTAAATTAAAAATAACGCTAATAGCCCGCAATAGTGCTAAATTTGGAGTCATTTAGCCCGCTAAGCTGCTATACAAAACCATCCTTAAGCCTTATTCTTTGCTTTTGtttctgatatatatgatgcatTGATGCAAGGTTTGCTTATTGAATTAGGAGACTTGATTGGTGCTTGGGTTTTGATGTTAGAACATGTGTATATGTCAATTATATGCGATATATCATATACGATGCCTAATTGTATACTTATGTTTTCAATTTTTCATGATTTAAGAAAAACACTAAATGGGGCTTAGCTTCGCTATTGCTTTTCATAGCTTCTGACTGAGCCGACTAAAtggcatagcccgctatttaaaacattgtttTTTTTGCTCAGTGACACCATAATAAAATTCTCGATCATAGCTCATAAAATTAAAGTACTACTCCCTCTAATTCAAAGCGTGCCCACGTTTTTCGAGGTTCAACTTTAATCATAAATcgaaccaacgagaccgactgcggcggagcgaaaattataccagtgaattcgtattcaaaaaaagttttcaattatataatttttgtttCCGCCGCAGTCGGTCGCGTtgcttaaatttatgatcaaagttgaaGTGCGAAAACCGAGAACacactatattttgaaatggatGGAGTATATATTGCTGTAACCAAAGGCACGATAAAAATTACATGCATCTTTCTTCAGGAAAAAAAACTAGGTGTACAAACAATCGCCCACACATTGCTGCAGGGCTGCCCTTTAATCAAAAATTCACAAAGAAGAACCTGAATCATGTACTGTATCCAAGAAAAAGATATCCATATCAACAATGGATGCCCGGCGGGGATCAGTAGCGGCTGCACTCTGCGGGGAGCCCCTGCGGGAACCTGTACCCATCCTCGCAGTAGTTGTAGCGCATGTAACTACGCTCCGCCCACTTGACGGTGCCCCACTCGGCGCCGTCGAGCTGCTTGTTCATCCACCTGCTGCTGCCGGCATGGCACGCGCCGCCGCTGACGCAGGCGTTGGCGTAGAAGTTGCGGTAGGAGACGACGAAGGGCGCGTTGGACCAGTTGATCGGGATCTTGCCCTTCTCGGTCGCCCAGTAGCTGCCGTCCCACAGCGTGGCGTGCAGCCTCATGGGCCTGGAGCTAGGGTAGGGGAGGCCGGCGAAGCGCTTGAAGGACCGGATGAAGAGGTTGTCCACCTTGAAGAGGATGTTCTCCGGGTTCCACATGATGGTGTAGGTGTGGTAGTCGGCGGCCGGGTCGAACCAGAGGTCGAATTGGTGCTCCTTCTTGCCATCGCCGTTGGCCCACACGTTGGTGTTGAGTACAACCGGGTGGCCCGTCGAGTTGCCCATGAACTCCATGTCGATCTCGTCGCGCCACTCGTCGTCACCGGAAGAAAGCTGCAATTAACAGCAACGCAGGATCAGCTAAAAATATAAAGATCGATAGGGCGAGTTTAATGTTGGTCCTTAACGAAATTAATTAAGCTGGTCGACTTACGTAGAAGCAGGAGACGGTGCCGGCGGAGTTTCCCGGGATGAGCTTCATCTGGATGCTGAACTCACCGTAGAGAAACTGCTCCTTGGAGTTGAAGCCGGCGGCGCCGGATTGCTGGTTGAGATTGAGCATCACCACCTCCTGGCCCGAGGCGTCGTACCCCGTCCGGACGGTGCCGTCCGTGTTGAACCTCTTGTCCAGCCAGGACTTGGCCGAGGCGGCCTGCAAGAGCGCCAGGGCCACGGCGAGCACAGCTAGAAAACGCCGTGCCATGGTGGATGCTATGGACTAGAGCTTCTTGGAATCAAATGAGCTTACAAAGTGGAGTGCCTTGTGCAGTGTGTGGTGAGAAGAAGCACGGGAGATATCGCGGTTTTATAGTGGTGCCGTCCAGCTGCTGTGGCCCTGCCTGTTGATGCATGGGGCACATCTTTTTGCATGCATGCATTATCGACCGGGTGGGCGCGAAGGCCGTTACAATTATTAGGGCAGCACATGGAAAGAATCTGCCATAATTTCTCGGGTGTTCATACGTGCTAACGTACATTTGCGGCTTCATGAGATGCGTTAAAGGAACACTGATGAGATTCGCAAGAAAAGGGAGCACTGATGATGGAACTGCTGATTAAATCCATCAGCAAAGCAAAGGTCAAGTGGTGGAATCCAGGCCAGTGACACGTACGTAAGCACCGCCACTGATTATGGCTCGTCAATTTCGATCATCAttcattgtttttttttgttttttttagggtgatcatcattcattgtcataggtGTGATCGTCGGCTGACCGCCTCCTCGCGCTCCCGCGTCAAATCAGACAAAGTCGTTGAGGACATGCCATGTTACTAGCATTGCATAATACTCCGTAACTAAATTGTAACGACCTTCGCGCCCACCTGGTCGATAATGCATGCATGCAAAAAGATGTGCCCCGAATAAAGCACATGAAGATACCGAAAAAAACCGTGGTCTCTCCACTCTCCAGCGAAGAGGTCGGCACACTTTGGCGAAAGTGTCAACGGACGAAGTAATAGGAGACGGTGCCCTACATATGTACATGCATGTCAGGTCGATCGGTTCGTTATATATTACAgtattttatatcgggattgttaaatCTCacagggtgtttgtttccaggaatTTATTGGTCTAGGGATTTAAATAAGTctctataagtcccatctaaaccaaacatgagggacttatagggacttaaaataGACATTTGGAACTGATAAGAAAATAGGCAGTTTTTCGActaaattaatccatgaataaatcatgagcatgacatggacagCGTTGATAGCACACTGattacgatctaacagagcatatactacgcatatagtagaaacatctacgcatatcgccagtactgctacaacagaaagaagCACAAGAAGGATAaacgatgtataccctccaatcggccacgcggcggtggtggcggtggcagcagccgcggcatcctcggcggccttcttgtcggcctcggccttctcagcggcggcacggtcggcgtcggtcgacatggtaatgacgaaggtgatgcggacgtagatgaacagaagcgagcagtcgcgtaatcgctacccaaaaacctaatcacccctctcccgtacaggatccggagaagcggggtttcggaggcctgctctcccgtcaaccgtgtacgcggtgaacgggacggagtcaccggcggcagcagcagcagaggaacgacgtgggcgtggaggcggagatgcgttctgttttgtggcggctagggttggcagcgtcccacatatatatgtgcggccgcgcgtggagagactccgttcctgaccggcaaaaagaagcgcataggagtgagctcggctcggctcaatcctgcAACccacggcgcggcgcggcgcgtcgtgacgaggcgtggcgtggcgaggcgagcggaggatgagtgcgcgagggcctcatctcttctcaagctccaatagcatgagggagAGGATCCCTTATAAACCATTCCAACTcttcttccacttccggggtgggactaaacttcccaccaccttgtcatgccacctacatgggcccttagagatcaaatctgaaattgtcatatgggctctaagcccatctcatatttcaacaatcccccaccagatctcaggggcccactttgtcctttgttccaaacgctgttttgatataccagcatctcagtgaagaccgattaaggttgagctccacctagaccaagtagttgcactccttcacaactgaacaatggactatgccttgaattgtcagtttggcgtcaagaagtttcaccacaagtctcactgatacgaggctgccgaaggccgacccctcgggtggagcatattagtcacacttCTGGCCTtttcatgagcttgctagagatcaccccaatctcatagactgtgactagcagtcgggctcatatagttgtgttcctccaaagatcgctctgtaggatagcatcttgcttatacatataagccttggaacacattaaaacagtagtcatccttccatacagtttccgagagtaatgcatctccaacggagtgggtaattaaagttactctcctcagttcaccactggcttgttttcccaggtcctacttcacgggatctccgatcacataggttgggttactaccaaGGCAACTCatatgggtctcatacccatctcccttgatgcgctatctatcacaacacgtgatagccctttagtaaagggatctgccagattcttagccgtttaAGTATAATCCaatgctatcactccggagttcctcaattttctgacagctttcaatctcattcttatgtgtttgttggacttcatgttgtcctttgaactcttcaccttgacaataactgtttgattgtcacagttcataaggacggccggaaccggcttctcaaccactggcaagtccatcaacagagctcgaagccattctgcttcgccacccgatgtgtctaatgctgttaattctgcttccattgtcgatcttgttaagatcgtttgcttgcaagacttccaggaaacaacaccacctccaagagtaaacatatacccagttgtggccttcatctcatcagcatcagagatccaattcgcatcactatactcttcaagtaccgacgggtatccggtatagtgaagtccatagttcatagtacctttcagatagcgcataactctctcaagagcacgccaatgtacatcacctggtttggaaacaaaccggcttagtttgctaatagcaaatgcgatgtcaggcctcgttgcgctcgctagatactggagtgaaccaacaatctgagagtatctcaattgatctatagctgtgcctttagactttcgaatcagcacactaggatcatatggtgtttgagatggtttgcagtccgaatatccaaaacgactcaacaccttctcaacataatgggattgcagaagtgtaatcccaccttcatcctctctcaatagcttgatgttcaagataacatcagccactccaaggtccttcatctcaaagttctgagataggaaagacttaacttcctcgatcaacttgagattagtcccaaatatcagtatgtcatcaacatacaaacatAGTATAACTCCTttgccccaccatagcgatagtatacacatttgtcggcctcattaacaacaaagccaatagatgtcaacgtttcattaaacttgtcatgccattgcttaggcgcttgtctcaggccatacaaagatttcaccaacttacacacctttccttcctgaccatccatCACAAAGCCATCGGGCTGTTGCATATAGATTTCCTCCTTTATC
The Triticum dicoccoides isolate Atlit2015 ecotype Zavitan chromosome 3A, WEW_v2.0, whole genome shotgun sequence genome window above contains:
- the LOC119267098 gene encoding xyloglucan endotransglycosylase/hydrolase protein 8-like — encoded protein: MARRFLAVLAVALALLQAASAKSWLDKRFNTDGTVRTGYDASGQEVVMLNLNQQSGAAGFNSKEQFLYGEFSIQMKLIPGNSAGTVSCFYLSSGDDEWRDEIDMEFMGNSTGHPVVLNTNVWANGDGKKEHQFDLWFDPAADYHTYTIMWNPENILFKVDNLFIRSFKRFAGLPYPSSRPMRLHATLWDGSYWATEKGKIPINWSNAPFVVSYRNFYANACVSGGACHAGSSRWMNKQLDGAEWGTVKWAERSYMRYNYCEDGYRFPQGLPAECSRY